One genomic window of Paenisporosarcina antarctica includes the following:
- a CDS encoding BCCT family transporter has product MNRDIWKNPVFTISSAVIFVLVILGATIPAKFDSVAKSLFSITTVNFGWFYLLAVFIIIIFLIGLAISKYGTIRLGGDDERPEFPFFTWIAMLFSAGFGVGLVFWGVAEPMSHFFASPLPGAEAQTEQAARIAMGYSFFHWGVSQWSVFAIVGLVMGFLQYRKKQNGLVSTALEPITGTNSSVKVGIDSFAVIATVMGIATSLGLGILQINGGLDAVFNTGTSFSVQLIIILVIFVAYMISSSTGLNKGIRYLSNLNLGIALILMAFVFIAGPTVFILETFTLAIGDYFTNFIQYSLRLQPYQQGTWVRDWTIFYWAWAIAWSPFVGAFVARVSRGRTIREFIVGVIVIPPAIACLWIAVFGGTALWNDLNKQTGIAEAVNADLTSALFQTYMHLPLTTILSVLSIILIFTFLVTSADSATYILASMTTNGSLLPPIFAKLVWGFLMSAIAGVLLFAGGLEALQTASLISALPFTVLLLLLIISISKLLKKEPIPIRKADLRRFERLQKASKKKEDK; this is encoded by the coding sequence CTGAATAGAGATATTTGGAAAAATCCAGTATTTACAATTTCATCGGCAGTGATCTTCGTGCTCGTTATTTTGGGTGCCACAATTCCTGCCAAATTTGATAGTGTAGCAAAATCACTATTTTCTATTACAACCGTCAATTTCGGTTGGTTTTATTTGTTGGCCGTCTTTATTATAATTATTTTTTTGATTGGCTTAGCTATTAGCAAATACGGAACAATTCGACTCGGAGGAGATGATGAACGACCAGAGTTTCCATTCTTCACATGGATTGCCATGCTGTTCTCCGCTGGTTTTGGTGTAGGTCTCGTGTTCTGGGGAGTTGCAGAGCCTATGAGTCATTTCTTCGCGTCACCACTTCCGGGTGCAGAAGCTCAGACGGAACAAGCAGCTCGTATCGCTATGGGCTATTCTTTCTTCCATTGGGGTGTTAGTCAGTGGTCCGTCTTTGCAATTGTCGGTTTAGTTATGGGCTTTTTACAATATCGAAAGAAACAGAACGGTCTCGTATCCACAGCTTTAGAACCTATAACAGGAACCAACAGTTCGGTGAAAGTCGGCATCGATTCATTTGCCGTAATAGCAACTGTAATGGGAATCGCAACTTCATTAGGACTTGGAATTCTTCAAATTAATGGCGGATTGGATGCTGTCTTTAATACGGGTACTTCGTTTTCCGTACAACTTATCATTATTCTTGTGATATTTGTTGCTTATATGATTTCATCCTCAACTGGATTAAATAAGGGAATTCGCTATCTCAGTAATCTCAATTTAGGAATCGCCCTGATACTAATGGCGTTTGTGTTTATTGCAGGACCTACAGTATTCATTCTTGAAACATTTACGTTGGCAATTGGTGATTACTTTACAAATTTCATTCAATACAGCCTAAGGTTACAACCTTATCAGCAAGGAACATGGGTCAGGGATTGGACAATTTTCTACTGGGCATGGGCGATTGCATGGTCTCCATTTGTTGGAGCATTCGTAGCCCGTGTTTCGAGAGGACGCACAATCCGTGAATTCATAGTTGGTGTCATAGTTATTCCTCCAGCTATTGCATGTCTTTGGATTGCAGTGTTCGGTGGTACAGCTTTGTGGAACGACTTGAACAAACAAACAGGGATTGCGGAGGCTGTTAATGCAGATTTAACTTCAGCTCTCTTTCAAACGTATATGCATTTGCCTTTAACCACGATATTGTCAGTGTTATCGATTATCTTAATTTTCACGTTCCTTGTCACCTCCGCTGACTCAGCAACTTATATTTTAGCAAGCATGACGACGAATGGGAGCCTCTTACCACCAATATTTGCAAAACTTGTTTGGGGCTTCTTGATGTCGGCAATTGCAGGTGTCCTGTTATTTGCGGGTGGACTAGAAGCACTCCAGACGGCATCTCTAATTTCTGCCTTGCCATTTACGGTGTTATTACTTTTGCTCATCATCTCAATTAGTAAACTGCTGAAGAAAGAACCAATCCCGATTCGGAAAGCAGATTTACGAAGATTTGAGCGTTTGCAAAAAGCTAGTAAGAAAAAAGAAGATAAATAG
- the purU gene encoding formyltetrahydrofolate deformylase: MTRDIDTQLQQYKIQRKNRGCLLIRCPDQPGIIASISRFLFQYNANIIESSQYSTNHESGNFFIRIEFDCPSLPDQKEEIKTRFLGIAEKFSMEWKMTFPSDVKRMSIFVSKELHCIRELLFEWQSGDLMTDIVLVISNHEDARELVESFDIPFVHIPASRENRQDVETHQMKLLEAYAVELIVLARYMQILTPAFVEANPNRIINIHHSFLPAFVGARPYDRAYQRGVKLIGATSHYVTNDLDEGPIIEQDTMRVDHRDNIDGMKKIGRSIERSVLARSVKWHLEDRIIVDGNKTIVF, translated from the coding sequence ATGACGAGGGACATTGATACACAACTGCAGCAATACAAGATACAACGAAAAAATCGAGGTTGTTTATTGATTCGTTGTCCTGATCAGCCGGGCATTATTGCGTCTATTTCACGCTTTTTATTTCAATACAATGCGAATATTATAGAGTCTAGCCAGTATTCAACTAATCATGAAAGTGGTAACTTCTTTATACGCATCGAATTTGATTGTCCATCTCTCCCGGATCAAAAGGAAGAAATTAAAACTAGATTTTTAGGGATTGCTGAGAAATTCTCGATGGAATGGAAAATGACGTTTCCATCAGATGTGAAACGTATGTCTATTTTTGTATCTAAAGAGCTTCACTGTATTCGAGAGCTTCTCTTTGAATGGCAAAGTGGTGACTTGATGACGGATATCGTTTTAGTTATTAGCAACCATGAGGATGCCAGAGAGTTGGTTGAGAGCTTTGACATTCCATTCGTACATATTCCAGCAAGTCGAGAAAACCGCCAAGATGTGGAGACTCATCAAATGAAATTATTGGAAGCATATGCAGTCGAATTGATTGTCCTAGCTCGTTACATGCAAATATTGACTCCTGCATTTGTAGAAGCTAACCCAAATCGTATTATTAACATCCATCATTCGTTCTTACCAGCCTTTGTTGGCGCACGTCCGTATGATCGTGCTTACCAACGAGGTGTTAAGCTAATTGGTGCAACTTCTCATTACGTCACGAACGATTTAGATGAAGGTCCAATCATTGAACAAGATACGATGCGCGTTGATCATAGAGATAATATCGACGGAATGAAAAAAATAGGTCGTTCCATCGAGCGCAGTGTGCTGGCACGATCGGTTAAATGGCATCTTGAGGATCGTATCATCGTAGATGGCAATAAAACCATTGTGTTTTAA
- the aceA gene encoding isocitrate lyase — protein MTNRKLQAEQLTESWTQDRWNGVERPYTAEDVVKLRGSIVVEQTLATLGANRLWDLVNTEDYVNALGALTGNQAMQQVKAGLKAIYLSGWQVAADANLSGHMYPDQSLYPSNSVPQVVKRINQTLQRADQIQQAEGNGDTYWFAPIVADMEAGFGGTLNVFELTKSMIEAGAGGVHLEDQLSSEKKCGHLGGKVLLPTQTAVRNLISARLAADVMGVPTIIIARTDANAANLITSDVDPYDHQFITGERTPEGFYHTNDGIDQAISRGLAYAPYADLIWCETSEPSIEEAQKFADAIHAKFPGKLLAYNCSPSFNWKKKLDQETIATFQQQLGQMGYKFQFVTLAGFHVLNYGMFDLAKRYKESGMAAYSELQEAEFAAEESGYTATRHQREVGTGYFDEVSLVISGGTSSTTALKGSTETEQFQKA, from the coding sequence ATGACAAATCGCAAATTACAAGCTGAACAATTAACGGAGAGCTGGACTCAAGATCGCTGGAACGGTGTAGAACGACCATACACAGCTGAAGATGTAGTGAAGCTAAGAGGATCAATCGTTGTTGAACAAACACTTGCAACTTTAGGTGCTAATCGACTATGGGATCTAGTAAACACAGAAGACTATGTAAATGCACTTGGCGCTTTAACAGGAAATCAAGCTATGCAACAAGTTAAAGCAGGTTTAAAAGCTATTTACTTAAGTGGATGGCAAGTAGCGGCAGATGCCAATCTTTCAGGTCATATGTATCCAGACCAAAGCTTATATCCGAGCAATAGTGTACCTCAGGTAGTAAAAAGAATTAACCAAACGTTACAACGTGCTGATCAAATTCAGCAAGCAGAAGGTAATGGAGATACGTATTGGTTCGCTCCAATCGTAGCAGATATGGAAGCTGGTTTTGGTGGAACACTTAACGTGTTTGAACTAACTAAATCGATGATTGAAGCAGGAGCTGGCGGTGTACATTTAGAAGATCAGTTATCTTCTGAAAAGAAATGTGGTCACTTAGGTGGTAAGGTATTACTACCTACTCAAACAGCGGTACGCAATTTGATTTCTGCACGATTAGCGGCTGACGTTATGGGCGTGCCAACAATTATTATTGCTCGTACAGATGCAAATGCAGCTAATTTAATCACAAGTGATGTTGATCCGTATGACCACCAATTTATTACAGGAGAACGCACGCCAGAAGGTTTCTATCATACAAATGATGGTATTGATCAAGCAATCTCTCGTGGCCTAGCGTATGCACCATATGCAGATCTTATCTGGTGTGAAACATCTGAGCCAAGTATTGAAGAAGCACAAAAGTTTGCTGATGCAATTCACGCAAAATTCCCTGGCAAGCTTCTAGCATACAATTGCTCACCATCGTTTAACTGGAAAAAGAAATTGGACCAAGAAACGATTGCAACTTTCCAACAACAACTTGGTCAAATGGGTTACAAATTCCAATTCGTAACACTTGCAGGATTCCATGTTCTTAACTACGGAATGTTCGATCTTGCTAAACGCTACAAAGAATCAGGAATGGCTGCTTATTCTGAGTTACAAGAAGCTGAGTTCGCTGCTGAAGAAAGTGGCTACACAGCAACTCGTCACCAACGTGAAGTTGGAACAGGTTACTTTGACGAAGTTTCACTTGTTATTTCAGGTGGAACATCATCTACAACTGCTTTAAAAGGTTCAACTGAAACGGAACAGTTTCAAAAAGCATAA